One part of the Malus sylvestris chromosome 2, drMalSylv7.2, whole genome shotgun sequence genome encodes these proteins:
- the LOC126590399 gene encoding splicing factor U2af large subunit A-like isoform X5, whose protein sequence is MDLVRRQPATIAFFGQIPGTSPTIPGMFPNMFPLSTGQQFAPLPVMPVQAMTQQATRHARRVYVGGLPPTANEQSVATFFSQVMAAIGGNTAGPGDAVVNVYINHEKKFAFVEMRSVEEASNAMALDGIIFEGAPVKVRRPSDYNPSLAATLGPSQPNPNLNLAAVGLTPGSAGGLEGPDRIFVGGLPYYFTEAQIKELLESFGPLRGFDLVKDRETGNSKGYAFCVYQDLSVTDIACAALNGIKMGDKTLTVRRANQGANQPKPEQESVLLHAQQQIALQRFMLLQPPSSVATKVVCLTQVVTADELRDDTEYDDILEDMRLEGEKFGALVNVIIPRPRPDGELAPGVGKVFLEYADTDGSTKARTGLNGRKFGGNQVVAVFYPEDKFGQRDYEG, encoded by the exons ATGGATCTTGTTCGTCGTCAACCGGCAACTATTGCCTTTTTTG GGCAAATTCCTGGGACTAGTCCTACCATTCCGGGAATGTTCCCAAACATGTTCCCTCTGTCGACCGGTCAG CAGTTTGCACCCCTTCCAGTTATGCCTGTTCAGGCAATGACTCAACAG GCTACTAGGCATGCCCGACGAGTGTATGTTGGAGGGCTTCCTCCCACAGCAAATGAACAG TCTGTTGCTACATTTTTCAGCCAAGTTATGGCTGCAATTGGAGGGAACACTGCTGGCCCAG GAGATGCTGTTGTCAATGTCTACATAAACCATGAAAAGAAATTTGCttttgtggagatgagatcggTTGAAGAGGCTAGCAATGCAATGGCTCTGGATGGAATTATTTTTGAG GGAGCCCCTGTTAAGGTGCGGAGACCTAGTGATTACAACCCATCTCTGGCTGCAACACTCGGTCCAAGCCAGCCCAATCCCAACCTGAACCTGGCCGCTGTGGGGCTTACACCGGGTTCTGCTGGTGGGCTTGAGGGCCCTGACCGCATATTTGTTGGTGGGCTGCCATATTACTTCACAGAAGCACAGATCAAGGAGTTACTCGAATCCTTTGGACCCCTTCGTGGTTTTGATTTAGTGAAAGACAGGGAAACAGGAAACTCAAAAGGCTATGCCTTTTGTGTTTACCAAGACCTTTCTGTTACAGACATAGCTTGTGCAGCGCTGAATGGTATTAAAATGGGTGACAAGACGCTCACAGTTAGGCGTGCTAACCAAGGTGCCAACCAGCCCAAACCTGAGCAAGAGAGCGTTCTGTTGCACGCACAGCAGCAAATTGCATTGCAG AGGTTCATGCTGTTGCAACCGCCTAGTTCTGTTGCCACCAAGGTTGTATGTTTAACTCAGGTAGTAACTGCAGATGAGCTTAGGGACGATACTGAGTATGATGATATCTTGGAAGACATGAGGCTTGAAGGCGAAAAGTTTG gtgcattagtgaACGTCATCATCCCGCGTCCAAGACCAGATGGTGAACTTGCCCCCGGTGTTGGGAAG GTGTTTTTGGAGTACGCAGATACTGATGGCTCCACAAAAGCCCGCACGGGGTTGAATGGCCGGAAATTTGGCGGCAATCAGGTGGTAGCAGTGTTTTATCCGGAGGACAAGTTCGGCCAGCGCGACTACGAGGGCTAG
- the LOC126590399 gene encoding splicing factor U2af large subunit A-like isoform X6 → MDLVRRQPATIAFFGQIPGTSPTIPGMFPNMFPLSTGQFAPLPVMPVQAMTQQATRHARRVYVGGLPPTANEQSVATFFSQVMAAIGGNTAGPGDAVVNVYINHEKKFAFVEMRSVEEASNAMALDGIIFEGAPVKVRRPSDYNPSLAATLGPSQPNPNLNLAAVGLTPGSAGGLEGPDRIFVGGLPYYFTEAQIKELLESFGPLRGFDLVKDRETGNSKGYAFCVYQDLSVTDIACAALNGIKMGDKTLTVRRANQGANQPKPEQESVLLHAQQQIALQRFMLLQPPSSVATKVVCLTQVVTADELRDDTEYDDILEDMRLEGEKFGALVNVIIPRPRPDGELAPGVGKVFLEYADTDGSTKARTGLNGRKFGGNQVVAVFYPEDKFGQRDYEG, encoded by the exons ATGGATCTTGTTCGTCGTCAACCGGCAACTATTGCCTTTTTTG GGCAAATTCCTGGGACTAGTCCTACCATTCCGGGAATGTTCCCAAACATGTTCCCTCTGTCGACCGGTCAG TTTGCACCCCTTCCAGTTATGCCTGTTCAGGCAATGACTCAACAG GCTACTAGGCATGCCCGACGAGTGTATGTTGGAGGGCTTCCTCCCACAGCAAATGAACAG TCTGTTGCTACATTTTTCAGCCAAGTTATGGCTGCAATTGGAGGGAACACTGCTGGCCCAG GAGATGCTGTTGTCAATGTCTACATAAACCATGAAAAGAAATTTGCttttgtggagatgagatcggTTGAAGAGGCTAGCAATGCAATGGCTCTGGATGGAATTATTTTTGAG GGAGCCCCTGTTAAGGTGCGGAGACCTAGTGATTACAACCCATCTCTGGCTGCAACACTCGGTCCAAGCCAGCCCAATCCCAACCTGAACCTGGCCGCTGTGGGGCTTACACCGGGTTCTGCTGGTGGGCTTGAGGGCCCTGACCGCATATTTGTTGGTGGGCTGCCATATTACTTCACAGAAGCACAGATCAAGGAGTTACTCGAATCCTTTGGACCCCTTCGTGGTTTTGATTTAGTGAAAGACAGGGAAACAGGAAACTCAAAAGGCTATGCCTTTTGTGTTTACCAAGACCTTTCTGTTACAGACATAGCTTGTGCAGCGCTGAATGGTATTAAAATGGGTGACAAGACGCTCACAGTTAGGCGTGCTAACCAAGGTGCCAACCAGCCCAAACCTGAGCAAGAGAGCGTTCTGTTGCACGCACAGCAGCAAATTGCATTGCAG AGGTTCATGCTGTTGCAACCGCCTAGTTCTGTTGCCACCAAGGTTGTATGTTTAACTCAGGTAGTAACTGCAGATGAGCTTAGGGACGATACTGAGTATGATGATATCTTGGAAGACATGAGGCTTGAAGGCGAAAAGTTTG gtgcattagtgaACGTCATCATCCCGCGTCCAAGACCAGATGGTGAACTTGCCCCCGGTGTTGGGAAG GTGTTTTTGGAGTACGCAGATACTGATGGCTCCACAAAAGCCCGCACGGGGTTGAATGGCCGGAAATTTGGCGGCAATCAGGTGGTAGCAGTGTTTTATCCGGAGGACAAGTTCGGCCAGCGCGACTACGAGGGCTAG